One window of the Crassaminicella thermophila genome contains the following:
- a CDS encoding ferrochelatase, producing MIENIKTFFLSIIFAIFILCYFVSFGMLERFSIIMITLFIYTYIRNIKKITMKCHCTVFTGIVLGIILCSYILFFFEYKNDIKKEPSTISKNENTAVLLLFDGEPERYDLPVLLKNMHTNDNLKNRIYIPFRLYQYKRAYEHIGISRYNDISKNLREKLLKHLDEGYDVYVAYLNNKPYYKEIIYEKIIKENYSKVIVAPIFLTESKAYKRAVYDLEMENLYASNGMLKFMSPLWDSEKTAKSIVKQVCKINSKKNEVGIVFNS from the coding sequence ATGATAGAAAATATAAAAACGTTTTTTTTGTCTATTATATTTGCTATATTTATTTTATGTTATTTTGTATCTTTTGGTATGCTCGAAAGATTTTCAATTATTATGATAACTTTGTTTATTTATACCTATATAAGGAATATAAAAAAAATTACTATGAAGTGTCATTGTACTGTATTTACTGGAATTGTTTTAGGAATTATTTTATGTAGTTATATTTTGTTTTTTTTTGAATACAAAAATGATATTAAAAAGGAACCAAGTACTATTAGTAAGAATGAAAATACAGCTGTATTATTATTGTTTGATGGAGAACCGGAAAGGTATGATTTACCTGTTCTTTTGAAAAATATGCATACTAATGATAACTTAAAAAATAGAATTTATATTCCTTTTAGATTGTACCAGTACAAAAGAGCTTATGAGCACATAGGAATCAGTAGATACAATGATATAAGTAAAAATTTAAGGGAAAAGCTGTTAAAGCACTTAGATGAGGGGTATGATGTTTATGTTGCTTATTTAAATAACAAACCATATTATAAAGAAATAATTTATGAAAAAATAATAAAAGAAAATTATAGTAAGGTTATTGTTGCACCAATTTTTTTGACAGAATCAAAAGCTTATAAACGAGCTGTCTATGACTTAGAAATGGAAAATTTATATGCTAGTAACGGTATGTTAAAATTTATGTCGCCTCTTTGGGATAGTGAAAAAACTGCAAAATCTATTGTAAAACAAGTATGCAAAATAAACTCTAAAAAGAATGAGGTAGGAATTGTTTTTAATAGCTAG
- the yfmF gene encoding EF-P 5-aminopentanol modification-associated protein YfmF, producing the protein MLNRLKTIKIGKKIKLHMIKTDKFKTNLVSVYFQRPLVKEEVTKNALLSMVLPRGTKSYISSKEISKALEGLYGAFIGCDVAKKGERNIIQFRMQLVNDKYVEDKEVFIKGMQILNEFIHDPYLVDGCFKKDYVDQEKENLIKKIEGRKNDKMKYSYERCIEEMCKNENYSLYEYGSIEDLKNISNESLYEHYKKIIHSTPIDICVVGDFDEKEMESLIAKKLNFKQEGVISVEREKIECIPDDVKIIEDEMDINQGKLNLGYRTNIPFESELYYPLLVYSNIFGGGPNSKLFKNVREKESLCYYIFSRVEKFKSLMLIGSGIEFNNYDKTVSLIKQQMEEMNSGNFSNEDIESAKNSIITSIRSMTDSPYMLADFYFSQAISNNEDTLDEMIKKIRTVDKEQIITAGKSIKLDTIYFLKGKGEVR; encoded by the coding sequence TTGCTAAATAGATTGAAAACTATAAAAATAGGGAAAAAAATAAAATTACATATGATCAAAACTGATAAATTTAAAACTAACTTAGTAAGTGTATATTTTCAAAGACCATTAGTAAAGGAAGAAGTTACAAAAAATGCTTTATTATCTATGGTATTACCGAGAGGTACGAAAAGCTACATAAGCTCAAAGGAAATTTCTAAAGCATTAGAGGGACTGTATGGTGCTTTTATAGGGTGTGATGTAGCAAAAAAAGGTGAAAGAAACATTATTCAGTTTAGAATGCAGCTTGTGAATGACAAATATGTAGAGGACAAAGAGGTATTCATAAAAGGTATGCAGATTCTAAATGAGTTTATACATGATCCGTATTTGGTAGATGGTTGCTTTAAAAAAGATTATGTAGACCAAGAAAAAGAAAATTTAATTAAAAAGATTGAGGGACGCAAAAATGATAAAATGAAATATTCGTATGAGCGATGTATAGAAGAAATGTGCAAAAATGAGAATTATTCTTTGTATGAATATGGAAGTATAGAGGATTTAAAAAACATTTCAAATGAATCTTTATATGAGCACTATAAAAAAATTATTCATTCTACACCTATTGATATTTGTGTCGTTGGAGATTTTGATGAAAAAGAAATGGAAAGTTTAATTGCAAAAAAGCTTAATTTTAAGCAAGAAGGAGTAATATCAGTAGAAAGAGAGAAGATTGAATGTATTCCTGATGATGTAAAAATTATTGAGGATGAGATGGATATAAATCAAGGAAAGTTAAATCTTGGATATAGAACTAATATACCTTTTGAAAGTGAACTTTATTATCCTTTGTTGGTATATTCAAATATCTTTGGGGGAGGACCTAACTCAAAGCTTTTCAAAAATGTAAGAGAAAAAGAAAGCCTTTGCTATTATATATTTTCAAGGGTAGAAAAATTTAAGTCATTAATGTTAATTGGTTCAGGCATAGAATTTAATAATTATGACAAAACAGTTTCATTAATCAAACAGCAAATGGAAGAGATGAATAGTGGTAATTTTTCTAATGAAGATATAGAAAGTGCTAAAAATTCAATTATTACTTCTATTCGATCCATGACAGATAGTCCTTATATGCTTGCTGATTTTTATTTTAGCCAAGCTATAAGTAATAATGAGGATACATTGGATGAGATGATTAAAAAGATTAGAACAGTAGATAAAGAACAAATTATTACAGCAGGAAAATCCATTAAATTAGATACAATATACTTCCTAAAAGGTAAAGGGGAGGTTCGATAA
- the yfmH gene encoding EF-P 5-aminopentanol modification-associated protein YfmH yields the protein MTIKQIESKLLKEKMVLKELQNGLKIFFMPKEGYTKQYAIFATNYGSNDSKFIVPGESEVTKVTDGIAHFLEHKLFEEAEGNIFDKFAELGSNVNAYTNFTSTCYLFSSTDRFYENLELLVKFVQSPYFTDENVEKEKGIIGQEIKMYDDNPNWKVFFNALKAMYHNHPVKIDIAGTIESISKITKEDLYKCYNTFYDPSNMIIFVIGDVDENKVFSIIEKNQKKEEKVEKKIERIYPDEPDTVVQNIIEEQLDVSIPLFNIAFKDTNNGLNGRALLDKDISTKILLDMLFGKSSDLYTSLYEEGLINDTFENEYTGEIDYGYSMLGGESKNPKKVLDKVLEYIENMKNKGLSREDFERIKKKHIGQHLSYYNSVEFVATTFVAYHFKNINIFDYIEALKNIKFETIQDRFKEHFNAKRCILSIISPKTFE from the coding sequence ATGACAATTAAACAAATTGAAAGTAAACTGTTAAAAGAAAAAATGGTATTAAAAGAATTACAAAATGGTTTAAAAATATTTTTTATGCCAAAGGAAGGTTATACAAAACAATATGCAATATTTGCAACAAATTATGGTTCTAATGACAGTAAATTTATTGTGCCTGGAGAAAGTGAGGTAACAAAAGTTACTGATGGAATAGCGCATTTTTTGGAACATAAGTTATTTGAAGAAGCTGAAGGAAATATATTTGATAAGTTTGCTGAACTAGGTTCAAATGTAAATGCTTACACAAATTTTACTTCAACTTGCTATTTATTTTCATCTACAGATAGGTTTTATGAGAACTTAGAGCTTCTAGTAAAGTTTGTACAGTCTCCTTATTTTACTGATGAAAATGTAGAGAAGGAAAAAGGGATCATTGGACAAGAAATAAAGATGTATGATGATAACCCAAACTGGAAAGTATTTTTTAATGCATTAAAAGCTATGTATCATAATCATCCAGTAAAAATTGATATTGCAGGAACGATTGAGAGTATTTCTAAAATAACAAAAGAAGATTTATATAAGTGTTATAATACTTTTTATGATCCATCAAACATGATTATCTTTGTTATAGGAGATGTAGATGAGAATAAGGTCTTTTCTATAATAGAAAAAAATCAAAAAAAAGAAGAAAAAGTAGAAAAGAAAATAGAAAGAATTTATCCAGATGAACCAGATACAGTAGTACAAAATATTATTGAAGAACAACTAGATGTATCTATTCCTTTATTCAATATAGCTTTTAAGGATACAAATAATGGTTTGAATGGTCGTGCTCTTTTAGATAAAGATATATCTACAAAAATATTATTAGACATGTTATTTGGCAAAAGTTCAGATTTGTATACGAGCCTTTACGAAGAAGGATTGATTAATGACACTTTTGAAAATGAATATACAGGGGAGATAGATTATGGATATTCTATGTTAGGAGGAGAATCTAAAAATCCTAAAAAAGTTTTAGATAAAGTACTAGAATATATAGAAAATATGAAAAATAAAGGATTAAGTAGAGAAGATTTTGAAAGAATTAAAAAGAAACACATAGGGCAGCATTTAAGTTATTATAATTCTGTAGAATTTGTAGCAACGACTTTTGTAGCCTATCATTTTAAAAATATAAATATTTTTGATTATATTGAAGCATTAAAGAACATAAAATTTGAAACTATTCAAGATAGATTCAAAGAACATTTTAATGCTAAAAGATGTATCTTGTCTATTATAAGTCCAAAAACCTTTGAATAA
- the lgt gene encoding prolipoprotein diacylglyceryl transferase has translation MDPVAFKLFGLEIRWYGIIISIGMVLGTIIAIKRAKKENISEEKVLDLLLFAIPSAIIGARAYYVIFNWKYYAGDIFSILNIRGGGLAIHGGVIGGVLVGYLYCKKQNISFRKMADICAPSIILGQAIGRWGNFVNQEAYGGPTDLPWGIMINGVKVHPTFLYESIWDFLVFCFLIWYDKRKKFEGELILFYAALYSVARFFIEGLRVDSLMLGPFRVAQLVSITAILLAGTIIYIGRKNTSKIG, from the coding sequence TTGGATCCAGTAGCTTTTAAGTTGTTCGGATTAGAGATAAGATGGTATGGAATTATTATTTCAATAGGAATGGTATTAGGAACAATAATAGCAATAAAAAGAGCGAAAAAAGAAAATATTTCTGAAGAAAAGGTTCTTGATTTACTCCTATTTGCAATTCCTTCAGCAATCATTGGAGCAAGAGCTTATTATGTAATTTTTAATTGGAAATATTATGCTGGAGATATTTTTAGTATTTTAAACATCCGAGGAGGAGGCTTAGCAATCCATGGAGGAGTTATAGGAGGGGTTTTGGTAGGTTATCTTTATTGCAAGAAGCAGAACATTTCATTTAGAAAAATGGCAGACATATGTGCTCCAAGTATCATATTAGGACAAGCAATAGGAAGATGGGGAAATTTCGTAAATCAAGAAGCTTATGGAGGACCGACAGATTTACCTTGGGGAATTATGATAAATGGTGTAAAAGTACACCCAACATTTCTATATGAATCAATATGGGATTTTTTAGTGTTTTGTTTTTTGATTTGGTATGATAAAAGGAAAAAATTTGAAGGTGAATTGATTTTATTTTATGCAGCTTTATATTCTGTAGCAAGATTTTTTATTGAAGGCTTAAGGGTAGATAGTTTAATGCTTGGACCATTTAGAGTAGCTCAACTGGTAAGCATAACAGCTATTTTATTAGCAGGTACTATTATCTATATTGGTAGAAAAAATACGTCTAAAATAGGCTGA
- a CDS encoding aspartyl-phosphate phosphatase Spo0E family protein — protein MPKGNIEKLQYKLNHLIELEYNYEEIYNISVELDKLIVAFYKNKMIK, from the coding sequence ATGCCAAAAGGGAATATAGAAAAATTACAGTATAAGTTGAACCATCTTATAGAATTAGAATACAACTATGAAGAAATTTATAATATCAGTGTTGAGTTAGATAAACTTATTGTTGCTTTTTATAAAAATAAAATGATTAAATAA
- the mraZ gene encoding division/cell wall cluster transcriptional repressor MraZ, whose protein sequence is MFIGEYFHTIDTKGRVIIPSKFREELGEKFIITKGLDNCLFVYPQEEWKNLENKLKQLPLTSRDARAFVRFFFSGATECELDKQGRITIPPNLRNHAKVDKEIVTIGVSTRVEIWSKQQWELYNETADLSYDDIAEKMVELGI, encoded by the coding sequence GTGTTTATTGGAGAATATTTTCATACAATTGATACAAAGGGAAGAGTAATTATCCCTTCTAAATTTCGAGAAGAATTGGGAGAAAAGTTTATAATAACAAAGGGGTTAGACAACTGTCTGTTTGTGTATCCACAAGAAGAATGGAAAAACCTTGAAAACAAGCTCAAACAATTACCTTTAACAAGTAGAGATGCTAGAGCTTTTGTAAGATTCTTTTTTTCAGGAGCAACGGAATGTGAATTAGATAAACAAGGAAGAATAACCATTCCACCAAACTTAAGAAATCATGCTAAGGTTGATAAGGAGATTGTAACAATTGGGGTTTCAACAAGGGTAGAAATTTGGAGTAAGCAACAGTGGGAACTTTATAATGAAACTGCTGATTTAAGCTATGATGATATTGCTGAAAAAATGGTTGAGCTAGGAATCTAA
- the rsmH gene encoding 16S rRNA (cytosine(1402)-N(4))-methyltransferase RsmH, which produces MNFEHVSVLLEETIENLNIKSEGIYVDGTLGGGGHASEICKKLSENGLFIGIDQDEDALNAAGNRLGKYENRKIFVHDNFSNIKNILFEKNIKGIDGVVLDLGVSSYQLDEASRGFSYMQDAPLDMRMDQRKDFNAKDVVNNYDEKELERIIKEYGEERWAKRIANYIVKERSKKQINTTGELVEIIKNAIPASARRTGPHPAKRTFQAIRIEVNNELGILEQTIRDISEVLNPGGRICIITFHSLEDRIIKNVFKDLSTACKCPPEYPICQCKGKAILKRITKKPILPSSKELEMNPRSRSAKLRVAEKL; this is translated from the coding sequence TTGAATTTTGAACATGTATCAGTACTACTAGAAGAGACAATTGAAAATCTTAATATAAAATCGGAAGGAATTTATGTAGATGGCACATTAGGAGGCGGAGGTCATGCATCTGAAATATGTAAAAAATTAAGCGAAAATGGATTGTTTATTGGAATAGATCAAGATGAAGATGCGTTAAATGCTGCAGGAAATAGATTGGGAAAATATGAGAATAGAAAGATTTTTGTGCATGATAATTTTTCAAATATAAAGAATATATTATTTGAGAAAAATATTAAAGGTATTGATGGGGTTGTACTTGATTTAGGGGTGTCATCTTATCAGTTGGATGAAGCAAGTAGAGGTTTTTCATATATGCAAGATGCACCTTTAGACATGAGAATGGATCAAAGAAAAGATTTTAATGCAAAAGATGTGGTGAACAATTATGATGAGAAAGAATTGGAACGAATTATAAAAGAGTATGGAGAAGAAAGATGGGCAAAGAGGATAGCAAATTATATTGTTAAGGAAAGAAGTAAAAAACAAATTAATACTACGGGAGAATTAGTTGAAATAATAAAAAATGCTATTCCAGCTTCAGCAAGACGTACTGGCCCACATCCGGCAAAACGTACTTTTCAAGCTATCAGAATAGAAGTAAATAATGAACTAGGTATACTAGAGCAAACCATTCGTGATATATCAGAAGTTTTAAATCCTGGTGGTCGAATTTGCATTATTACATTTCATTCCTTAGAAGATAGAATTATTAAAAATGTTTTTAAAGATTTAAGTACTGCATGTAAGTGTCCGCCTGAATATCCAATATGTCAATGCAAAGGAAAAGCAATTTTAAAGAGAATAACAAAAAAACCAATTCTGCCATCATCGAAAGAATTAGAAATGAATCCACGTTCTAGAAGTGCAAAACTTAGAGTAGCAGAAAAACTTTAA
- the ftsL gene encoding cell division protein FtsL, with protein MNNLVLAQRKYNYLEEQAEDKKQKQYKEIKNKKNKEIKAIHKLQMIFSLIVIASLCIGIIFGYVKLTELKYKINGLNKEIKQLEAHIENLRVEVEGIKRSDIIEKKAKEELGMQFVKKEQMVYLNINSDNIVNRSNEEKKEANKNMNDTSLLTSVKGKINKILALLD; from the coding sequence GTGAATAATTTGGTATTAGCACAAAGAAAATATAATTATCTTGAAGAACAAGCAGAAGATAAAAAGCAGAAACAGTATAAAGAGATTAAGAACAAAAAAAACAAAGAAATAAAAGCTATTCATAAACTACAAATGATTTTTAGTTTAATAGTCATTGCAAGTTTATGTATAGGAATCATATTTGGATATGTGAAGCTTACAGAGTTAAAATATAAAATTAACGGCTTAAACAAGGAAATAAAACAGTTAGAAGCACATATTGAAAATTTGAGAGTTGAAGTTGAAGGCATAAAGAGAAGTGATATTATCGAAAAAAAGGCAAAAGAAGAGTTAGGAATGCAATTTGTAAAAAAAGAACAGATGGTATATTTAAATATAAATAGTGATAATATTGTAAATAGATCAAATGAAGAAAAAAAAGAAGCAAATAAAAATATGAACGATACTAGTTTGTTAACAAGTGTAAAAGGAAAAATTAATAAGATTCTTGCACTATTAGATTAG